From the genome of Desulfobaccales bacterium:
CCAGAGCCCCACAGGTTTCACAGACATACATCCGCTTCGCCATGGACTTCGGCCCTCCTGACGGTTTTCGCCGGCGGCCGTAAGTCTTCTCTACATAATTTGAATCAAAGGCGGGACGATTCAGGCTGTCAGGCTGAGGGAGCCGTCGGTGCCGTCCAAGACGGCCTGGAGGCCCAAGGGGAGGGTGAAGTTGTCCGGCTGATGGCCCACCGGAAGTCCGGCCAGGACCGGCACCTCTAGGGGAGCCAGGGCTTGGGCCAGCACCTCCAGCACCTCCGCAGGCTGCGCCCCGGTGCCGGTGAAGGCCCCCAGCACCACCCCCGCTACCTCCTCCAGGGCCCTGGCATAAAGGAGGTGCGTCACCAGTCGGTCCAGGCGGTAAGGCGCTTCGTTGTGATCCTCCAGGAAAAGAACGCTCCCCCGGAGGCAGGGCATGTAGGGGGTGCCCACCAGGTGGCAGAGGGTGGTGAGATTGCCGCCCAGAAGCGGGCCGGCAGCGGTGCCGGGGTGAAGGACCGTGAGCCCCTCAAACCGGCGGGCTTCCGGCGCGGGGGCGGCCAGCCAGCGGAAAAAATCCTCCCGGGCGGCGGGGGTAAGGGCGGGGAGATGGGCCACCGTGGGGCCGTGGAAGGCCGCCACCCCCAGGCGCTGCACCGCAAACAGGAGCAGGGCGGTGAGGTCGCTGAAGCCCACCAGCCTCAGGGCCCGGGACTGAAGGGACTTGGCCTTCAGGTAGGGCAGGATTTTAAAAGAGCCGTAGCCGCCCCGGGCGCCGAGGATGGCCCTGATCTCCGGATCCAGCCACGCCTGCTCCAGCGCCTGGGCCCGAGCCGCATCCGCCTCTCGGCCCCAGGGGCGAGGGGTGGTTGCCTCCTGGCCCACCTTCACCCGGTAGCCGGCCCCATGCAGAAATGCCACCCCGGCCTGAAGCAGGTCCGGCTCCACCGGGCTGGCAGGCGCCGCCACCGCCAGGGTGTCCCCGGTCAGGGCCGGCGGGGGCCACAGGATAGGGGGCCTCTCAGGCATCAAATCTCCTTCCCCCCGGGGCGTCGGCCTCCCCGACCCGGAAGCGATTTCGTTCTCGTTTCTTTGCGGGTCCCTTGCGCCCTCCCCGGAAAACCCGCTGGAATTCTCCCGGGCATTTATATACAATGTCCTCGTTGTGAAAAAGTGAGAAGGTCTTTTAAGAAAACCCGGACTATCATGGTCCAATTATCAGCTTCCAGGTGCTGATGGCGACCGATGAAGAAAGGCTGGCACATCTGGGGTGAGGCGTGGGGGCGGTGGCTGCCGCCCCTGGGTTGGGCCCTGCTCATGGGCTTGGCCGTCCTTTTCCGCCTCTCGGATTTGGGGGCCCGCAACCTCTGGTCCGATGAGGCCTGGGTGGCCCTGGCGGTCCTGAAGCCCACGGTCACGGAGGCCCTGGCTGCCGGACAATCCACCCCACCCTTCTACCTGCTCACCCTGTGGCTCCTGACCCAGGTCTTCGGGGGGAGCGAGGTGGTTCTGCGCTCCCTCTCCTTCGCCTTCGGGGTGGGCACGGTGCTCCTCTTCTGGCCCCTGGCCCGCCGCCTCACCTCCCCGGCCGCCGCCTGGCTGGGGCTGACTGCCGTCACCTTTGCGCCGGTGCTGGTGTATTTCTCCAAAGAACTGAAGCAGTACAGCGGCGACGCCTTCTTTGCGGTGCTGGTGGCCCTCCTCACCGAGCGCTTCCTCGAGCGTCCCGGTCGTGGCCGCCTGGTTCTCCTGGCCGCTGCCGGAGCACTGGGCCTGGGTTTTTCCCACCCCCTCATCTTCGTGCTCCCGGTGGCGGGACTGATTGCCTATGGCGGGGCACCGGCGTGGCGGCGATGGCTCCTTGCGGTGGCCGGGTTTTGGGCCGCCAGCTTTCTGGGCTGCTATCTGGCCTTCTTCCGCCACCAGGTCAACCCGGAGCTGGTCTCTTACTGGAGCAGAGAATTCCCGGATTTTTCCAGCCTGCCGGCCTTTGCCTCATGGCTGGCGGGGGCTCTCAGCCGCTATTTCCATTACTTTTTCGGGGATTACGCCGCCTGGTGGACGCCCCTGGCCCTGATGGCGGGCCTCTGGGCCCTCAAACCGCCAAGGCGCACCCGCCTGCTCCTCTATCTGGGGGGGCCCCTCTTTTTGGCTTTTTTGGCCGCCGCCCTGCACCGTTACCCCTTCATGGCCCGCTACAACGGCAGCCGCCTGCTCCTGTTTTCGGCCCCCTTCCTCTATCTCGGGGCGGCGGCGGGGGTGGCCCTGGCGGTCTCACGCTTACATGAATGGCGCCGCGGGGCTGCCTGGGGGCTGGCCCTGCTCCTCCTGGCCAGCCTTCAGCCCCTAAGTACGGTTAAGGAGAACCTCCACCCTTCCCTGCAGCGCCGGCAAATCGCACCCCTGGTGGCCCGGCTGGAGCGGGAGTTCGGTCCCCGGGACCTGTTGTATGTTTACCATTACGCCGTCCATCCCTTCCGCTATTACCGGCCGGATTTCCCGCCCGAGCAGGTGCGCTTCGGCGCCACGGTCCTGGATAAAAACCTCTTTCCCGGCGAGGAGGAGGAGGACGACGACGATGAGCCCCCGGAGCGGGTGTGGCTGTTGGCGGCCCACTTCCCCGGGGGAGATTTCCTGGATACCTTCGCCGCCGGGCTGTTAGGTCCGGGGTGGCGGCCCGCGGTCCGCTATCAGGAACCAGGGGCGGCGCTGATCTGCTTCCAGCGGGACAACCGCCTCACCGCCCGCCAGCAGGCGGAGCCTGGCCCGCCATAAGCCCCAGCCGGTCCTGCCGCCGGAAACCGCCCCCCTTCGGACGCCATTCGGGGGCACCCGTCATTCCCCACAGGAAAATTTCTCCCAAAGCCGGATGTCCAGGGCGGTTTTCTGGCAGCGTTGAGAGCACCTGTCCGCCCTCATCTTAAGAGAACGAGTGCGCCGGTTCTGCTGCGACCGGCAAAGGCGGAAATCCGGCTCCACTCACCTCATTTATTAATCTGAAAATTGTTGCAGTGAGTTTTTGAAAATCAGGTATTGCTTTCTATATTTGTTATAAGACGCCTGGTCTTTATACTTAATGCCAAATACCAGGCGGGTATTGGCAAGTGTATCCTGGGTATCAATCCATGACCGAACATATTTGCCCGCCTTGTCTTTCACTGTGACAGTTCTGACATTTTTATTACCTTTGCGCTCAATATTTTCTGAAACAAGCAGCTCCCGATTCGGGTCAATCTTTATGTCCTCCGGCTCGCCGCTCCAATGCGGGGAGAATACATAAAACTCCACCTCCTGCTGAGGGGAAACAAAAAAGGCACTGTCATACCCGGTGATTGCATCTCTGCTTTTGAGCGATGGCCTGACGCGAAAGCCGGGTGGATATTTGATCGAAAACCAGGCCCCCTTATATGTCGGCCAGTCCGAACCCTCAGCCGCCATCCCCATTGCTGGAAGATAGAGGATTAAACTGAAAAACATCAAAAATATGCAGATTGTGTGCTTGTATCTCATAATGCCCGCCCTGGCAAATTGAGAAGGTTATCCCCCCGAGTACGGTTTGGCTGGCCCCCCTCCCCCACCCTGGTTGTCCCGGCCTTCAGCTCCCCTGCGGCAGGCAGCGCACCTCCCGCACCACCCCCGGCCCCAGGGCCCGGTCCAGCTCCGCCAGGAGCCTGGGTTTCAGGAAGTGGAGCTCCTGCATCCAGGGGCCTGGCGTGATCGCCACCACCAGCTCCCGGCGCTTGAGGTCCACCAGGGTGGCCTGCGTCTGCAGGCGCGGGGGCACCACCCGCTCCCAAACCTCACGGATCAGACGACGCTGCTCCAGGGCCTGCCAGTCCCCGGGCTTGATGAGCCCCTCCAGGACCTCCCTAAGCGGCAGCGGCCGGGGCGTGGTTTTGCGGGGAGCCATGGGTCTCCTTTCCTGGGCATCTTTGGGGCGACAGGGCATGTATCCGCCCTCGCCCCGCACCCTCTTCCGCTTCGGCCGTTAAAAATCCTGCCGGGCCCGGGCAAACCCGGGGGCGGACCGGGCAATGACCTCCTCCGGGACGCAGAAGGCCAGGCGGAAGTAGCCCGCCCGGCCAAACCCCCGGCCCGGCACGGCCAGGATGTTCTCCGCCTTGAGGCGGGCCATAAAGGCCAGATCGTCCCCTCCCGGCGCCTGGGGGAAGAAATAGAAGGCGCCCTTGGGCAGGACGAAGTCATAGCCGGCCTCCCGCAGGACCTGAGCGAAAAGCTCCCGGCGCCGGGCGTAGGGGCTCACGTCCACGGCTTCCCCGGCCACCGCGGCCACCACCCGCTGCATCAGGGCCGGGGCATTGACAAACCCGAGGATGCGGTTGGCCAGCACCATGCCGGCCACCAGCTCCTCCCGGTCCGCCGCCCGGGGGGAGACCGCCGCCAGCCCCAGGCGCTCCCCGGGAATGGAGAGCTCCTTGGAGGAGGAGGTGATGAGGATGGTGTGGGGATAGATGTGAAAGAGGTTGGGCAGGGGCAGGCCGTCATACACCAGGCGGCCGTAGGGCTCGTCCGCCAGGAGATAGACCGGCTCCCCCCGCCGGGTGCCGAAGTCCTCCAAGAGCCGCCCCAGCTCCCGCAGGGCCGCCTCCTCATACACCTGGCCGGTGGGGTTGTGGGGCGAGTTGAGGATGAGGGCCCGAGTGCGGGGGCCCAAGGCAGCCGCGATGGCGGCAGGCACAAGGTTGAAGTGGTCATCCGTCTCCACCACCCGGGGAAGGCCGCCGTGATTGTCCACATAAAAGAGGTATTCCGGGAAGTAGGGGGCCAGGATGATGACCTCGTCCCCGGGATCCAACAGCGCCTTCAAGGCGATGTTGAGGCCGCCGGCAGCGCCGCAGGTGAGGATCAGGTCCCCGGCGGTGAAGGGCTCGCCATAGCGTTGCCGGAGAGAGGCGGCCAGCGTCTCCCGGACGGCGGGCAGCCCGGCATTGGGCATGTAGCCGTGCAGACCGGGGCGGGGATCTGCCGCTGCCTCCCGCAAAGCCTCCTTGAAGCGGGCCGGCGGCTCCAGATCCGGATTCCCCAGGGTGAAATCACAGACTTTGTCCGGCCCCAGACGGGCCTTGAGCTCCGCCCCTTCCTCAAACATGCGCCTAATCCAGGAGGCGCTCTCCAAGGCCGCCCGGATCTTTCGGGACACACTCATGGTTGCCTCACTTGTGCTGATGTCGGGGCCGGGTCCCCGCTTCCCCAGTCTAAATTGCAAATCCTGTTCCGGCTGCGTGCCTTGGCGAGGCTGTCGGCCCGCCGGTTGCAAGCCCCGCCGGTTCAGGGACCCTTGGCCCGCCGGCCGTGGCGCAGGTCCGCCGCCGCCTGAGGGGGCAGGCCGGCGGCCAGGAGCGCCCGGGCGGTGCGCTCCACGTCATAAGCCACTCGCCGGATCTCCAGCCGCACCTCTGCCTCCACCTCCAGCAAGGCGTAGCTGGCCCGGGGATCGCCGTCCTTGGGAAAGCCCACGCTCCCCGGATTGAAGAGCCACTTGCCCGCCACCGGTCGCACCATCGGGATGTGGGTGTGCCCCGCCAGCAACACCTCTTCGCTGATCTCCCCCACTACCGGGGCCAGCTCCTCGTCAGTGAGCCGGGGCCGCAAATACTCCCGCACGTGGCGAGGGCTGCCGTGGGTAAGGAGCAGCCGGCGGCCGTTGACCTCCAAAGAGAGGCGTTGCGGCAGGCTTCGGAGATAGGCCTTGGTCTCCGCGCTCACCTGCTCCCGGGTCCAGTGGTAAATGGCCCGGCCCATCTCCGTGATGGCCGGATTGAGGAACTCCGCCACGGGGTCCGGGACGTCCGCGGCCACTGCCAGATCATAGTTGCCCACCACGCCTGTCAGACCCAGCTCCCGAACGCGGGCCACCACCTCCTCGGGAAAGGGGTTGTAGCCCACCAGGTCCCCCAAGTGATAGACCGCCTCCACCCCCTGAAGCGCAATATCCTCCAGGACCGCCTCCAGGGCGGGGAGATTGCCGTGAATGTCCGAGATGACTGCCAGCTTCATGGCCTCAGGTTGAATGTGGGAAAGAGGGCCAGGGCCGTGGCCCCCCCTGCTCCCTCTCGCAAGCCCTCTTTGCCAACTCCTTGAATTCTATTAATATCGAGGCCTTGATGAAATCACTTTGGCCACGGTCTCAATTTTGCCCCGCACAAAGAGCCTCTGTTGCCGCCTCCCGGCTTTATCCTCCCGGAAGGGCGTAACTCAGGCTGGCGGCGTGCACTGCACCTGATAGCCCGCCTGGGCCAGGGCCGCGCACACCTGCTCGCCATGGGCGGCGCTCCGGGTCTCCAGGTGGAGCTCCACCCGGGTGAGGTCCAGGGGCAGGTCCCGGGCCATGCGGTCGTGGAAGAGGTGCAGGATGTTGGCCTCCTGCTCCCCCACCAGGGTGGCCAGGCGCCCCAGGGAGCCGGGCCGGTCCGGCAGGACCACGGTGAGGGTGAGGAGGCGGCCTTTGAGGAGCAGGGCCCTGACCAGCACCCGCTCCAGGAGCGGAATGTCCATATTGCCGCCGCTCACCACCAAGACCACCCGGCGGCCCAGGTCCCGGCCGGCCAGGGGCCCCAGGAGCGCCGCGGCGGTCACCGCGCCGGCCCCCTCCGCCAGCACCTTCTTGCTTTCCAA
Proteins encoded in this window:
- a CDS encoding DUF721 domain-containing protein — its product is MAPRKTTPRPLPLREVLEGLIKPGDWQALEQRRLIREVWERVVPPRLQTQATLVDLKRRELVVAITPGPWMQELHFLKPRLLAELDRALGPGVVREVRCLPQGS
- a CDS encoding LD-carboxypeptidase — its product is MPERPPILWPPPALTGDTLAVAAPASPVEPDLLQAGVAFLHGAGYRVKVGQEATTPRPWGREADAARAQALEQAWLDPEIRAILGARGGYGSFKILPYLKAKSLQSRALRLVGFSDLTALLLFAVQRLGVAAFHGPTVAHLPALTPAAREDFFRWLAAPAPEARRFEGLTVLHPGTAAGPLLGGNLTTLCHLVGTPYMPCLRGSVLFLEDHNEAPYRLDRLVTHLLYARALEEVAGVVLGAFTGTGAQPAEVLEVLAQALAPLEVPVLAGLPVGHQPDNFTLPLGLQAVLDGTDGSLSLTA
- a CDS encoding pyridoxal phosphate-dependent aminotransferase gives rise to the protein MSVSRKIRAALESASWIRRMFEEGAELKARLGPDKVCDFTLGNPDLEPPARFKEALREAAADPRPGLHGYMPNAGLPAVRETLAASLRQRYGEPFTAGDLILTCGAAGGLNIALKALLDPGDEVIILAPYFPEYLFYVDNHGGLPRVVETDDHFNLVPAAIAAALGPRTRALILNSPHNPTGQVYEEAALRELGRLLEDFGTRRGEPVYLLADEPYGRLVYDGLPLPNLFHIYPHTILITSSSKELSIPGERLGLAAVSPRAADREELVAGMVLANRILGFVNAPALMQRVVAAVAGEAVDVSPYARRRELFAQVLREAGYDFVLPKGAFYFFPQAPGGDDLAFMARLKAENILAVPGRGFGRAGYFRLAFCVPEEVIARSAPGFARARQDF
- a CDS encoding glycosyltransferase family 39 protein, which encodes MKKGWHIWGEAWGRWLPPLGWALLMGLAVLFRLSDLGARNLWSDEAWVALAVLKPTVTEALAAGQSTPPFYLLTLWLLTQVFGGSEVVLRSLSFAFGVGTVLLFWPLARRLTSPAAAWLGLTAVTFAPVLVYFSKELKQYSGDAFFAVLVALLTERFLERPGRGRLVLLAAAGALGLGFSHPLIFVLPVAGLIAYGGAPAWRRWLLAVAGFWAASFLGCYLAFFRHQVNPELVSYWSREFPDFSSLPAFASWLAGALSRYFHYFFGDYAAWWTPLALMAGLWALKPPRRTRLLLYLGGPLFLAFLAAALHRYPFMARYNGSRLLLFSAPFLYLGAAAGVALAVSRLHEWRRGAAWGLALLLLASLQPLSTVKENLHPSLQRRQIAPLVARLEREFGPRDLLYVYHYAVHPFRYYRPDFPPEQVRFGATVLDKNLFPGEEEEDDDDEPPERVWLLAAHFPGGDFLDTFAAGLLGPGWRPAVRYQEPGAALICFQRDNRLTARQQAEPGPP
- a CDS encoding metallophosphoesterase family protein produces the protein MKLAVISDIHGNLPALEAVLEDIALQGVEAVYHLGDLVGYNPFPEEVVARVRELGLTGVVGNYDLAVAADVPDPVAEFLNPAITEMGRAIYHWTREQVSAETKAYLRSLPQRLSLEVNGRRLLLTHGSPRHVREYLRPRLTDEELAPVVGEISEEVLLAGHTHIPMVRPVAGKWLFNPGSVGFPKDGDPRASYALLEVEAEVRLEIRRVAYDVERTARALLAAGLPPQAAADLRHGRRAKGP